The genomic stretch CTAACTTCGTCCAGGCTGAAATCACCAAGTGGCGTGGTGTGATCCAACGTGAAGGACTGCAGATCGATGTCTCATGATTAAGCCGCGCAACGGCGACGAACGCAGCGCAGCACGGGCGCGCGGATGAGCGAATTGATCGTCACCGGCGGCGTTGTCATCACGCTCGACGCCGCCCGCCGCGTCATCACCGACGGCGCCGTCGCCATGCGTGGTGGGCGCATCCTGGCCGTTGGCACAGCGGCGGAGATCGCCGCAGAATTCCCATCACCCGAGCGCGTGATGGATGCGCGCGGCAAGGCCGTGCTCCCTGGGCTGATTGATACCCATGCCCATGCCGGCCACGGCCTGGTCAAGACGCTCGGCAATGGCGACAGCGCGGCCTGGAGCGAGGCGTGCCGGATCATCTACAGCGCCCATTCTCCGGCGGAATTCTGGTATGCTGAAGCACGGCTCGTGGGCCTGGAACGGCTCAAGGCGGGGGTCACCACCGGCGTCTCGGTGCTGGGTGGTGGCGATTGCGTCATGCGGCTCGACAGCCCCGCAGCGGGCGAAGCCCGCGCGCGTGCCATCGCGGAGATCGGCATTCGCGACATGATGGCGGTAGGCCCACGCCGCCCGCCCTTCCCGCACGACTACGTGTCGGAAGATGGCAGTATTCGTGCGATCCGCTTCGAGGATCAGCTGGAGGTCATGGGGCTGCTGTTCGAGCGGCTGCATGATCGCGGCCGCATGCGGCTTTGCACCTTCATGCCCGTCTATCGTGAGGCCGCGCATGACGCATTGAAGGTCTCCGAAATCAAGGCGCAAGGCCGCGCGGTGCGGGAGCTGGGCGCGAGGTTCAAGGCTCGCTTTCACCAGGATGGGCATCGCAGCAACAGCATCGCCATGGCCGATGCGATGTTCGGCCTGCTGGGCCCGGATGCCTTCCTGTCCCACTGCACCGATCTGACGGATGACGATATCGCGACCCTGGTGCGGACCGGCGCGCATGTGGTGCACAACCCGACGGCCATCGCCGCCGTGCGTGGCTTCTGCCCCGTGGTGCGCCTGCTTGATGCCGGCGTGAACGTGGCCATCGCAAGCGATGGCACGGCCCCCGACCGCAGTGGGGACCTGTTCCGCCATGCCTTCGAAGCGATGCGCTACGCCCAGCGCGCCGCACGCGATGAAAGCCTCCTGCCACCCGGGCGCGCACTGGAAATGATCACTGTGGATGCTGCCGCCGCACTCGGCATGGAGCGCGAGATCGGCAGCCTGGAAGCGGGCAAGCGCGCGGACCTCATCACGGTGGATTTGACAGCCCCCCATATGGCGCCAGCAAATATGCCGGTTTGGCGCGTGGTCTGCTTCGCCACGGGCGCCGATGTGCGTGATGTGGTGATCGGCGGAGAAGTGCTGATGGAAGGCCGCCGCCTGGCGCATCTCGATGAGGCGGAGATCGTGGCAGCGGCAGAGGCAGAGACAGCGCAGATGTTGCGGCGCTCAGGCCTCGCCCATCTGGCGGTGGAAGATCCTGGCTGGGGCAAGGCGCGCTATCCGCGAGGATAGAGTTGAGCGTCTGATGGGCCCTGGACCATTGGCCTTCTGCCGCATCGCTCCACCACAACCGACGCGCACGATTTGGCGGAGCACCCTCGCTTCCCTCTGTTGCTACCAGAGGCCATGCTGTCGTCCTTCCGCTATCGGGATAGCCACTTGCCGCTCTGGGTTGCCATCACAGTCACCGCCGCGCTGTTTCAAACCTGGCGCACCGCGCTGCAGCAGCGCCTGCGGGGACAGCTCTCGCTCAATGGCGCGGCGGTGGTGCGCTATCTGTACGGCGTGCCCTTCGGTCTGCTGATCCTGGGCAGCTACTGGCTCAGCTTTGGTGGCAGCTTCGGGATGCCAACACCCTATTTCCTGCTGCTCTGCGCCCTTGCTGGCATCACGCAGATTTTTGGCACCAACCTTCTCATCGCATCCTTCGGGCCGCGCGGCTTTGCCGTGGGTACCGCCTATTCCAAGACGGAGGCGGTGCAGGCCTCGATCA from Sediminicoccus sp. KRV36 encodes the following:
- a CDS encoding amidohydrolase family protein gives rise to the protein MSELIVTGGVVITLDAARRVITDGAVAMRGGRILAVGTAAEIAAEFPSPERVMDARGKAVLPGLIDTHAHAGHGLVKTLGNGDSAAWSEACRIIYSAHSPAEFWYAEARLVGLERLKAGVTTGVSVLGGGDCVMRLDSPAAGEARARAIAEIGIRDMMAVGPRRPPFPHDYVSEDGSIRAIRFEDQLEVMGLLFERLHDRGRMRLCTFMPVYREAAHDALKVSEIKAQGRAVRELGARFKARFHQDGHRSNSIAMADAMFGLLGPDAFLSHCTDLTDDDIATLVRTGAHVVHNPTAIAAVRGFCPVVRLLDAGVNVAIASDGTAPDRSGDLFRHAFEAMRYAQRAARDESLLPPGRALEMITVDAAAALGMEREIGSLEAGKRADLITVDLTAPHMAPANMPVWRVVCFATGADVRDVVIGGEVLMEGRRLAHLDEAEIVAAAEAETAQMLRRSGLAHLAVEDPGWGKARYPRG